One window of the Pseudarthrobacter sp. ATCC 49987 genome contains the following:
- a CDS encoding M23 family metallopeptidase produces MRPVTVEHVVSQYFAQMATQGIVGNINAPTDTPEYWVGRYGNYQPFGHAGMDFKCPIGTRVYAMADGVVLYAGWGYNLPGTGPVRKWLLYANFPGIVTVIQHPGWIGVYAHLSDNDMAPAGTRVKMGQLIALSGNTGGVDPHLHVEALVDLSYRTGGGLIYGRTDPIKYFTAGGLTAQGTITPASEEDEVLSIEDKEWIGNKLYEVSQDPVVIEKQRQGVINNTTLVNIQAAVVPPILRAAGEHAQALFDSIVAMPGQDGDALKPLFDEHLKKLASIRYELKPVEEGK; encoded by the coding sequence ATGAGGCCGGTAACCGTTGAACATGTCGTCTCGCAGTACTTCGCGCAGATGGCAACCCAGGGCATCGTCGGCAACATCAACGCACCCACTGACACCCCGGAATACTGGGTCGGCAGGTACGGGAACTACCAGCCGTTCGGGCACGCGGGCATGGACTTCAAATGCCCCATCGGCACCAGGGTCTATGCGATGGCTGACGGCGTCGTCCTCTACGCCGGCTGGGGTTACAACCTCCCCGGCACCGGCCCGGTCCGGAAGTGGCTGCTCTACGCCAACTTCCCCGGCATCGTCACCGTCATCCAGCACCCCGGATGGATCGGCGTCTACGCCCACCTCTCCGACAACGACATGGCACCGGCCGGAACGCGCGTCAAGATGGGGCAGCTCATCGCATTGTCCGGTAACACCGGCGGCGTGGACCCGCACCTGCATGTTGAGGCCCTCGTGGACCTTAGCTACAGGACCGGCGGAGGCCTGATCTACGGCCGCACTGACCCCATCAAATACTTCACAGCCGGCGGCCTCACCGCCCAAGGCACCATCACACCAGCATCCGAGGAGGACGAAGTGCTCAGCATCGAAGACAAGGAATGGATCGGCAACAAACTCTACGAGGTAAGCCAGGACCCAGTCGTCATCGAGAAGCAACGACAAGGCGTCATCAACAACACCACGCTGGTAAACATCCAGGCCGCCGTCGTTCCTCCCATCCTGAGGGCCGCGGGCGAACACGCCCAGGCCCTGTTCGACTCCATCGTGGCCATGCCCGGACAGGACGGGGACGCACTGAAACCACTGTTCGACGAACACTTGAAGAAACTGGCATCGATCCGATACGAACTCAAGCCCGTAGAGGAAGGCAAGTAG
- a CDS encoding phage tail domain-containing protein: protein MSRVQTATVGALKFSTDGSLVMPEGYTIWLDRFDGWTNSTDVRRNRTEREGEHGEFSEPGKRGARMVTLEGDVTCPSEIVAARAELEISALLGDGGEGLLAVTDSALWPMSAAASLASGVKIGWKNDLTPTYLIQLLCADPRKYGATLADSTGVAVAAGALPYPLYAPAPPGVIDYGTPGSPGTVTLTNSGKADTAPRFTVTGNLPFGFSITDTVARTRLVYSGAIVSGQTLTLDVEDGSVLLDGYADRSKELTVSEWTRLPAGTTGTWFFEAVGSASAALMVEVNPAWW, encoded by the coding sequence GTGAGTAGAGTGCAAACCGCCACCGTCGGCGCGCTGAAATTCAGCACCGACGGGTCGCTGGTCATGCCCGAGGGTTACACCATCTGGCTGGACAGGTTCGACGGCTGGACGAACTCGACCGACGTCCGCCGAAACCGGACCGAACGCGAGGGCGAACACGGGGAATTCAGCGAACCAGGCAAGCGCGGCGCCCGGATGGTCACCTTGGAGGGGGATGTTACCTGCCCGTCCGAGATAGTCGCCGCGCGTGCCGAGCTCGAAATCTCGGCGCTGCTCGGCGACGGCGGCGAGGGCTTGCTCGCCGTCACGGACTCGGCCCTGTGGCCGATGTCCGCGGCGGCGTCCCTCGCCTCGGGCGTGAAGATCGGTTGGAAGAATGACCTCACGCCGACCTATCTGATCCAGCTGCTCTGCGCCGATCCGCGCAAGTACGGAGCCACCCTGGCCGACTCGACCGGGGTAGCCGTCGCCGCAGGCGCGCTGCCGTACCCGCTCTACGCGCCGGCCCCGCCGGGCGTCATCGACTACGGCACGCCCGGGTCCCCGGGAACGGTGACGCTGACGAACAGCGGGAAAGCCGACACCGCGCCGCGCTTCACTGTGACCGGGAACCTGCCGTTCGGGTTCAGCATTACCGACACCGTAGCCCGGACCCGGCTCGTGTACTCCGGTGCAATTGTCTCGGGCCAGACGCTCACGCTCGACGTCGAAGACGGATCGGTGCTACTCGACGGATACGCCGACCGGTCAAAGGAACTCACGGTCAGCGAATGGACCCGACTCCCGGCCGGCACGACGGGTACCTGGTTCTTTGAAGCCGTCGGCTCGGCGTCGGCGGCCCTAATGGTGGAGGTGAACCCGGCATGGTGGTGA
- a CDS encoding magnesium and cobalt transport protein CorA, protein MTIVDNAVYVDGHRTADPESLDETYFILRQRQGMAWIGLYRPDADELRSVTEEFDLNHLAVDDALAGHQRAKLEHYGETLFLVLRPARYLDEVEQVEFGEIHVFAGEDFVVTVRRAESPDLARVRRRMESEPGFLALGPAAVLYAILDQVVDEYEPVAAGLENDVDEIEDDLFAADPGVSRRIYELSRQVIMFQRATAPLVMILQSLMVEAPDHQPRPELQDHYRDVLDHVLRLSERVAAFRALLQNALAVNAALVAQRQNDEMRLLTESSYAQNEQVKRISSWAAILFAPTLIGTIYGMNFRSMPELDWVFGYPMALGLMVGMGLVLYWTFKRNKWI, encoded by the coding sequence GTGACCATTGTCGACAACGCGGTATACGTGGATGGTCACCGGACGGCAGACCCGGAGAGCCTCGACGAGACGTACTTCATCCTGCGGCAGCGCCAGGGCATGGCTTGGATCGGGCTCTACCGGCCCGATGCGGACGAGTTGAGGTCGGTGACCGAAGAATTCGATCTGAACCACTTGGCCGTTGACGATGCGCTCGCCGGCCATCAGCGGGCCAAGCTGGAGCACTACGGAGAGACGCTTTTCCTGGTGCTGCGCCCGGCCCGGTATCTGGACGAAGTGGAGCAAGTGGAGTTCGGCGAGATCCATGTCTTTGCCGGCGAGGATTTTGTCGTCACCGTCCGCCGCGCCGAATCACCGGATCTCGCACGGGTGCGCCGGCGGATGGAATCCGAGCCAGGGTTCCTGGCCCTCGGTCCGGCCGCCGTGCTCTATGCGATCCTGGACCAGGTGGTGGACGAGTACGAGCCTGTGGCTGCCGGCCTGGAAAACGACGTCGATGAAATCGAGGACGATCTCTTCGCCGCGGACCCGGGCGTATCCCGCCGGATCTACGAACTGTCCCGCCAGGTCATTATGTTCCAGCGGGCGACGGCGCCCCTGGTCATGATCCTGCAGTCGCTGATGGTCGAAGCGCCGGACCACCAGCCCCGTCCCGAGTTGCAGGACCACTACCGGGACGTCCTGGACCATGTACTGCGGCTCAGCGAGCGCGTCGCGGCCTTCCGTGCACTGTTGCAGAATGCGCTCGCGGTCAATGCGGCGCTCGTGGCCCAGCGGCAGAACGATGAAATGCGCCTGTTGACGGAGTCGAGCTACGCCCAGAACGAGCAGGTTAAGCGGATCTCCTCGTGGGCGGCCATCCTGTTCGCGCCGACGCTGATCGGCACGATCTACGGAATGAATTTCCGCAGCATGCCTGAACTGGACTGGGTATTCGGCTACCCGATGGCCCTGGGCCTGATGGTCGGCATGGGCCTGGTGCTGTATTGGACGTTCAAGCGCAACAAGTGGATTTAG
- a CDS encoding tyrosine-type recombinase/integrase: MNTHDTLEYWTACMKAADLTEKTIRERLIFIRQLARGVGDLGTVTRKELIVWTAAQNWSNSTRVHRRSGLHTFFAWMQDEQLRVDNPAYRLPRVATRKREPNPFTIAEINTLLAGGIYRKTRAMVALHYYLGLRVSEIAAVNGADVDWDARTLSTVGKGRKDATLPVPAAAWPLFLDMPRTGYWFPNRTANRFHAAGEGHITGNSVSGLIGEAIKRAGLKHRPHDLRAALATEMHEAGVSDFVVQRSMRHSNMDTTTIYLKLRPEGIRHGFDQLPAITIPERSGRRRLADAA; encoded by the coding sequence TTGAACACGCACGACACGCTCGAATACTGGACCGCCTGCATGAAAGCAGCCGACCTCACCGAAAAGACCATCCGCGAGCGCCTGATCTTCATCCGGCAGCTCGCGCGCGGGGTCGGGGACTTGGGGACGGTGACCAGGAAGGAACTGATCGTGTGGACGGCAGCGCAGAACTGGTCGAACTCGACGCGTGTCCATCGCCGGTCAGGGCTTCATACGTTCTTCGCCTGGATGCAGGACGAGCAGCTGCGAGTGGACAACCCCGCATACCGTCTTCCCCGCGTGGCTACCCGGAAGCGGGAGCCGAATCCCTTCACCATCGCGGAGATCAACACGCTGCTGGCCGGTGGGATCTACCGGAAGACCCGGGCCATGGTCGCGCTGCACTACTACCTCGGGTTACGGGTGTCGGAGATCGCGGCCGTGAACGGCGCTGACGTGGACTGGGATGCCCGGACGCTGTCCACGGTGGGGAAGGGCCGCAAGGACGCGACGTTGCCGGTGCCGGCGGCCGCGTGGCCGTTGTTCCTGGACATGCCCCGTACGGGGTACTGGTTTCCGAACCGGACGGCGAACCGTTTCCACGCAGCGGGGGAGGGCCACATCACCGGCAACTCCGTCTCGGGCCTGATCGGTGAGGCGATCAAGCGGGCCGGCCTCAAGCACCGGCCCCATGACCTGCGGGCAGCCCTGGCCACCGAGATGCACGAGGCCGGCGTCAGCGACTTCGTCGTCCAGCGGAGTATGCGGCACTCGAACATGGACACCACCACGATTTACCTCAAGCTCCGGCCCGAAGGGATCCGGCACGGCTTCGACCAGTTGCCGGCCATCACCATCCCCGAGCGCTCCGGCCGGCGCCGGTTGGCTGACGCAGCCTAA
- a CDS encoding ImmA/IrrE family metallo-endopeptidase, with protein sequence MNFNEARAKARSEAALTLEEYWDGTLPVDPIAVAKGMGISCFQAQLGTNVSGMIQKEPNQPAEILVDIDDGPLRSRFTIAHELGHFVHHMWGHDEVAARFVDRRDGKSDIHEFHANEFAGSLLMPERAFRHFAMQGWNDWEIAKKFHVSTAAVRVRKQTLGI encoded by the coding sequence ATGAACTTCAACGAAGCTCGTGCCAAGGCTCGGTCCGAGGCCGCCCTGACCCTTGAGGAGTACTGGGACGGGACCTTGCCTGTTGACCCGATCGCGGTAGCGAAAGGCATGGGAATCTCTTGCTTCCAGGCGCAGCTGGGAACAAACGTTTCAGGCATGATCCAAAAGGAGCCGAACCAGCCCGCCGAGATACTCGTCGACATCGACGATGGGCCACTCCGGAGCCGGTTCACGATTGCCCATGAACTGGGCCACTTCGTCCACCACATGTGGGGTCACGACGAGGTAGCTGCCCGCTTCGTCGACCGCCGCGACGGCAAGTCGGACATCCACGAATTCCATGCGAACGAGTTTGCCGGCTCTCTCTTGATGCCTGAGCGAGCCTTTCGGCACTTCGCCATGCAGGGGTGGAACGACTGGGAGATTGCAAAGAAGTTCCACGTCTCGACGGCCGCGGTGCGGGTTCGCAAGCAGACCCTCGGTATATGA
- a CDS encoding alpha/beta hydrolase gives MSGVSTQYQVGNVSAGERSLAVLPRNWKANGSKMGVLYCHGYGGTAMECRNSASQNMWTLVEAIARAGFPVLSCDLGGDIWGNPTAVARVTTARAYLQGTLGAKAGKIALLGQSMGHLTAMNWAAANLASTACVVSSMGVCDLAGIQQDPLFQASINAAYGGTYSNATHGPASNPAVNTAAKYAGLKWLSYRGASDTIAPQPTAVALAAAIGATATANTVPGYHDWATVGNYPVQAIVDFIAENS, from the coding sequence ATGAGCGGCGTCTCGACGCAGTACCAGGTCGGGAACGTCAGCGCGGGAGAGAGATCCCTCGCGGTGCTGCCGAGGAACTGGAAGGCCAACGGCTCGAAGATGGGGGTCCTGTATTGCCACGGCTACGGCGGGACGGCAATGGAGTGCCGGAACTCCGCATCACAGAACATGTGGACGCTCGTTGAGGCGATCGCCCGGGCCGGGTTCCCCGTCCTGTCCTGCGATCTCGGCGGTGACATCTGGGGAAACCCCACCGCCGTCGCCAGGGTAACGACCGCGAGGGCATACCTGCAGGGCACGCTCGGAGCGAAGGCCGGAAAGATCGCCCTGCTCGGGCAGTCGATGGGGCACCTGACCGCGATGAACTGGGCGGCGGCGAATCTCGCGTCGACCGCCTGCGTCGTCTCAAGCATGGGCGTCTGTGATCTCGCCGGGATCCAGCAGGACCCGCTGTTCCAGGCGAGCATCAACGCAGCCTACGGCGGGACGTATTCGAACGCCACCCACGGGCCCGCATCGAATCCGGCCGTCAACACCGCGGCGAAGTATGCCGGCCTGAAGTGGCTCTCCTACCGGGGGGCGTCAGACACCATCGCCCCGCAGCCGACCGCCGTCGCCCTGGCCGCCGCGATCGGGGCCACGGCAACGGCGAACACGGTCCCCGGCTATCACGACTGGGCGACGGTGGGGAACTACCCGGTGCAGGCCATCGTCGATTTCATCGCCGAGAACTCGTGA
- a CDS encoding phage tail tape measure protein, translating to MATQQLLFDILATSKGVDKTFQDVVASADSMAGQLGAAGAKATAKLFNPMTAVAAGGIAGTALMSGLTTAINMDSVTSTMTAGLNLAGPAAAAAGSAAGAMYADGYGESFEAVSAGVGATLSSIKGLADGSQADIENVTGKVMDLSAAFEIDVARTAQVAGQMITNGLAKDGVEAADLLAAALSKVPTNVREDVLDAVDEYGPMFAQLGFSGGEAMTMLADASAQGAYGIDKTGDAFKELTIRAADGSKSTADAMKLIGSDAGEMASMMALGGKDARTAMEEIANGLYKIEDPALQAQTAIALFGTPLEDMGTENVPKFIDSILNAQEALGTVEGSAANLGDKLHSGPGAAFTELQRTAETALGSMGAQLLPILTPILENLQQFAPVIVPVVIALGAFAAVIVAVNAGMAAWATVQLVLNSAMWASPVTWWIVGIAALIAAIVLLVMHWDTVVAFITQIWGGFVGWFQGIMAGFLSWWDGVWNGFAGFIGDIWNGIVAVVMTGVHAVMDPIVNGLTEVWNFVTTIFTNVGNFIAGVWNWITSLVSNILAAFVQEHGDEMAAIWNNIVAVFTAIGGFFVGIWNWYIAIITGALSAVWSVVSTVFNAVWGFIAAVFGAIGGFVGAVWGGIVGIISGAVSAVWGSIVSGFGAAWNFIAAVFGAVGGFLGGIWGGIVSGVSGMVGNVLGVLGGLGGQVIGALAGAGNWLVGAGRNIVEGLMDGVRSLAGTIGNFFLSLLPGWIVEPFKVALGIHSPSRVFAGLGENIGEGVLVGVGRTQGRIDERMSNLVTVPELSPAGGSAGGFGSAAGGRAGSSGSSLDDLVRAIKEQRPVTVQAAPGMDEQLLGRATAENLMWSAK from the coding sequence GTGGCTACGCAGCAACTGCTGTTCGACATCCTCGCGACTTCGAAGGGAGTCGACAAAACATTCCAGGATGTCGTCGCGTCCGCCGATTCGATGGCCGGGCAGCTCGGCGCGGCCGGCGCGAAGGCGACGGCGAAACTGTTCAATCCGATGACCGCCGTCGCGGCCGGCGGCATCGCCGGCACCGCGCTGATGTCCGGGCTGACGACGGCTATCAACATGGATTCGGTCACGTCGACGATGACCGCCGGCCTCAACCTGGCGGGCCCGGCTGCCGCGGCGGCCGGGTCCGCGGCCGGCGCGATGTATGCCGACGGGTACGGCGAATCCTTTGAAGCCGTATCCGCCGGCGTCGGCGCGACCCTGTCCTCGATCAAGGGACTCGCGGACGGTTCGCAGGCCGACATCGAAAACGTGACCGGTAAAGTCATGGATCTTTCGGCAGCCTTCGAGATCGACGTCGCCAGGACCGCGCAGGTCGCCGGGCAGATGATCACGAACGGGCTAGCAAAGGACGGCGTCGAAGCTGCCGACCTGCTCGCCGCGGCACTGTCCAAAGTCCCGACAAACGTCCGCGAGGACGTCCTCGACGCCGTCGACGAATACGGCCCGATGTTCGCGCAGCTCGGATTCTCCGGCGGCGAGGCGATGACGATGCTCGCGGACGCGTCCGCGCAGGGCGCCTACGGCATCGACAAAACCGGCGACGCGTTCAAAGAGCTCACGATCCGGGCGGCCGACGGGTCCAAGAGCACCGCCGACGCGATGAAGCTGATCGGATCCGACGCCGGCGAAATGGCTTCGATGATGGCGCTGGGCGGGAAAGACGCCCGGACCGCGATGGAAGAAATCGCTAACGGGCTCTACAAAATCGAAGACCCGGCGCTGCAGGCGCAGACCGCGATCGCTCTGTTCGGCACCCCGCTCGAAGATATGGGCACCGAGAACGTGCCGAAGTTTATCGACTCGATCCTCAACGCGCAGGAAGCCCTCGGCACCGTCGAAGGTTCCGCGGCGAACCTCGGCGATAAGCTCCACTCCGGCCCGGGCGCCGCCTTCACCGAACTGCAGCGCACCGCGGAAACCGCCCTCGGCTCGATGGGCGCGCAGCTGCTGCCGATCCTGACCCCGATCCTGGAAAATCTGCAGCAGTTCGCCCCGGTTATCGTCCCGGTAGTGATCGCCCTCGGCGCCTTCGCGGCCGTGATCGTCGCCGTAAACGCCGGGATGGCGGCCTGGGCGACTGTGCAGCTGGTGCTCAACTCGGCTATGTGGGCAAGCCCCGTTACTTGGTGGATCGTCGGCATCGCTGCGCTGATCGCCGCGATCGTCCTGCTGGTGATGCACTGGGACACCGTCGTCGCGTTTATCACGCAAATATGGGGCGGCTTCGTCGGCTGGTTCCAAGGCATCATGGCCGGATTCCTCTCCTGGTGGGATGGCGTGTGGAACGGCTTCGCCGGATTTATCGGCGACATCTGGAACGGGATCGTCGCCGTCGTGATGACCGGCGTACATGCCGTGATGGACCCGATCGTCAACGGGCTGACGGAGGTCTGGAACTTTGTCACGACGATCTTTACCAACGTCGGGAACTTTATCGCCGGTGTCTGGAACTGGATCACCAGCCTGGTCAGCAACATCCTCGCCGCGTTCGTCCAGGAACACGGGGACGAGATGGCCGCTATCTGGAACAACATCGTCGCCGTGTTCACCGCGATCGGCGGGTTCTTTGTCGGGATCTGGAACTGGTACATCGCCATAATTACCGGCGCTCTATCGGCGGTCTGGTCCGTCGTCTCGACCGTGTTCAATGCCGTCTGGGGATTCATCGCCGCCGTGTTCGGCGCGATCGGCGGGTTCGTCGGCGCGGTCTGGGGCGGCATCGTCGGGATTATTTCCGGCGCCGTGTCCGCTGTCTGGGGCTCGATCGTGTCCGGGTTCGGCGCAGCATGGAACTTCATCGCTGCCGTGTTCGGCGCGGTCGGCGGGTTCCTCGGCGGGATCTGGGGCGGCATCGTGTCCGGCGTGTCCGGCATGGTCGGGAACGTCCTCGGCGTCCTCGGCGGCCTCGGCGGCCAAGTTATCGGTGCCCTCGCGGGCGCCGGTAACTGGCTGGTCGGCGCGGGCCGGAACATCGTCGAAGGGCTGATGGACGGCGTCCGGTCCCTGGCCGGCACGATCGGGAATTTCTTCCTAAGCCTGCTGCCGGGCTGGATCGTCGAACCGTTCAAAGTCGCCCTCGGGATCCATTCGCCCTCGCGGGTCTTCGCCGGCCTCGGCGAGAACATCGGCGAAGGCGTGCTGGTCGGCGTGGGCCGGACGCAGGGCCGGATCGACGAACGGATGTCGAACCTGGTCACCGTGCCCGAGCTCTCCCCGGCGGGAGGTTCGGCCGGCGGTTTCGGATCCGCCGCCGGCGGCCGGGCCGGGTCCTCGGGCTCGAGCCTCGATGATCTGGTGCGGGCGATCAAGGAACAGCGACCTGTCACCGTCCAGGCCGCGCCCGGAATGGACGAGCAACTACTCGGCCGGGCAACCGCCGAAAATCTGATGTGGAGCGCGAAGTGA
- a CDS encoding tail fiber domain-containing protein gives MSVEGIPRSIPDPDPTARFWDQQHETARRVQEQERAAPMRSTSITGPDGTGIKFDAEGFRTVDAAGKTIGFFQTSDGTFVVFDPTGLPMARFGQLLSAPGQYGGEIWDAVNSVWVRLVTGSSVAWGAVSGKPDTYAPSAHTHAGTDVTSAVAEADGSTRAYNNEPGGTGSFYQVWVDANRKLCRNTSSIRYKTNVRSYAVDPAKVLQLRPVLYDRKTRPNPDTGDLEAGNKNEYGLIAEEVAKLVPELAVYFNGQIDGVRYDLLALALLDVVKDQDTRLTALEKKAGIIQ, from the coding sequence GTGAGCGTCGAAGGAATTCCCCGGTCCATTCCGGACCCGGATCCCACCGCGAGATTCTGGGACCAACAGCACGAGACGGCCCGGCGGGTGCAGGAACAGGAACGTGCCGCGCCGATGCGCTCGACATCGATCACCGGCCCCGACGGAACCGGCATCAAGTTCGACGCCGAAGGCTTCCGGACCGTGGACGCCGCCGGCAAGACCATTGGATTCTTCCAGACCAGCGACGGCACGTTCGTCGTCTTCGACCCGACAGGGCTGCCGATGGCCCGGTTCGGGCAGCTGCTGTCCGCGCCCGGGCAGTACGGCGGCGAGATCTGGGATGCGGTCAACAGCGTGTGGGTCCGCCTGGTGACAGGGTCCTCGGTCGCCTGGGGCGCCGTCTCCGGCAAGCCCGACACGTACGCCCCGTCCGCCCATACCCACGCCGGGACGGACGTGACCAGCGCGGTCGCCGAAGCCGACGGATCGACCAGGGCCTACAACAACGAACCCGGCGGCACCGGGTCCTTCTACCAGGTCTGGGTCGACGCGAACCGGAAGCTGTGCCGGAACACCTCATCCATCCGGTACAAGACGAATGTCCGGAGCTATGCCGTTGACCCGGCGAAGGTGCTCCAGCTCCGCCCGGTGCTTTATGACCGCAAGACCCGGCCGAACCCTGACACCGGGGACCTTGAGGCCGGGAACAAAAACGAATACGGACTGATCGCCGAAGAGGTTGCCAAGCTGGTGCCCGAACTGGCCGTCTACTTCAACGGCCAGATCGACGGCGTCCGCTACGACCTGCTCGCGCTCGCGCTCCTCGACGTCGTCAAAGACCAGGACACCCGCCTAACCGCCCTCGAAAAGAAAGCAGGAATCATCCAATGA